In the Endozoicomonas sp. SCSIO W0465 genome, TCTGTTGCCGGAGCCGATGAAACGGGTATGCGGGCCGAGGGCTCTTTGCACTGGCTACACGTTATGCGGGATGAACAATGGACGCTCTACTACTTGTCTGAAAAGCGAGGTCGTGAGGCCATGGACACGATGGGCATACTGCTAACATTTGCAGGCGTTCTGGTTCATGATCATTGGAAATCCTATTTTGCATATGCGGCAACTCACGTACTTTGCAATGCCCATCACCTGAGGGAGCTTTTGGGTGTTGTTGATAGGGACAGCAATCAACTGGCGTTGCGATTGATGAAGCTACTGAGGCTTTCCTGGCATTACTGCAAGGGCTTTAAGACCATAGGTATGCTACAGATGCCAAGTGTTGTCTGTGAACGAATCGAGAAGATTTATGACCGGTTGCTTCCGGGCTCTAATGAAAGAAGTCGTCTATATGGAGAAGCAACGAGAGGAGCTTAAGCGCAAGAAAGTCAAGAATACTAAAGCTTACAATCTCTTCAAACGACTCACTGAGTTCAAGGCTGAGACACTGCGCTTCATGTCAGATTTTACCATTCCCTTCGATAACAATGGCAGTGAGCGGGATGTTCGAATGGCCAAGTTAAAGCAGAAAATCTCAGGCTGCTTCAGGAGTGCAGACGGTGGTTCTATGTTTGCACGGATTCGCAGCTATTTGTCGTCTGCCAGAAAACAGGGAATGGACATATATCAATCACTTCATAGAGCTGTTCGGAATTACTGTAATATGCCTTTGCTCAGTGCTGAATAGTTACATCCAGATTAAAGGCACTGGTGAAGTTTTGGCACATTTGGGCAATATCTTCAGTGCCAAGGCTGGCTGGCATATTCTTGTTGAGTTCATTCAATCGGGTTGCCAGCTCATCGGCTCCCGGCAGATTGTTGAAGCTTTCAGCGGTAAACTGAGTCACGGATTGCACTTCGGTGGTCGTATGTTTTTTTGCAGAGGGTTCGGGTGATGGGGGAAGCTGAACGTTTGCAGGATCAATATTCATGAAAACACCTGTTTCATAGCAGTTTTGTTGTTAATGACTGATTGTCAAAACTGGCAATGTTCTGGGTATAAATCAGTTGGTTTTTATGTTCATCTGCCTGCGCTGCGGCATGCGGCAATCTGAACACTACTCAGACCATTGACCTGCCGAATTAGTTTCATACGTCATGCGGGTTGTTCAGGTGGGTTACAGCAAGAGATAGTTGCAAAAGCTTCTCAGAATGCACCTCATAAGAGGTGCTGCCCGTGGTTATTGAGTTTTGCCCGGGAATTTGATGTCAAATATTCAATGCCAGAAACTCAACAGAGGGCGCAAAGAAAGCACAGCCTGTGACCGCCGTTGAAAAGTTCATCAGATGATCATAATGTCCATGAGCATCCGCGGCTAAGTTACCGTTAATGGTTGAATCAGCTAAACTCCCATAAAATCTACGTTGTAGGGGAGTGATATGCAATCTGAACTCTTCCAGAATTTTATTGATTCCATTTCAACATTAACCAGTGAACAGCGAGACATTCTTAACAACTCGCTCCTTAGTACTCAAATAGAGGTTACCGAGGTAGTAGAAACCACTGACTCTGAACCTGTTTACAGTGAATCTATACCCAATAACGATAATGCAACACCTGACGTAGAAAAGAGCATACTTGCCCAATTTGCCGAAAACCCCAGGTGCCCCAAATGCAAAAGCCATAGCGTTGGTCGCTGGGGCATACGAAATGGCCGACAGCGCTACCACTGCAAGACTTGCGACTCAACGTTTAACGCCTTTAGTGGAACGCCTTTGGCAAGGCTCAGGCACCCTGAAAAATGGAACAAGTACCTCGCAGGTATGACTCACTCTATGGTCTTGCGACCAGCTGCTGCTGAGAATGCCATTGACTTGAAAACTGCGTTCCGCTGGCGTCACCGCTTTCTTGAAGTGATTAATAATGATCAAGCAGAAGAGCTTTGTGGCATTACTGAGCTTGATGAAACATTTTTCCGTGAATCCTTCAAAGGGCAAAGAGAAGGCCTTCCACGGCCAACCCGAAAGCGGGGTAATGATCCCAACAAAGCCCGAAAAGTCCCGGTAATGGTGGCTCGGGACCGTAATCGAAATACCGTTGACGGTGTATTAGAAAACGAAAGTGCTAATGAATTGTGCAGGCATTTAAATGGCCGCATATCGATACAGGCCACGGTCTGTGCGGATGCACACCTCGCTCACGAAAAACTTGCTGACAAGCTTGGATTTGTCTTCAAGGAGCTGGTGACATCAGCAGGTCAACATGTTGTTGAAGGCATCTACCACATCCAGACTGTAAATTCTTATCACAG is a window encoding:
- a CDS encoding transposase gives rise to the protein MTGCFRALMKEVVYMEKQREELKRKKVKNTKAYNLFKRLTEFKAETLRFMSDFTIPFDNNGSERDVRMAKLKQKISGCFRSADGGSMFARIRSYLSSARKQGMDIYQSLHRAVRNYCNMPLLSAE
- a CDS encoding IS1595 family transposase, whose translation is MQSELFQNFIDSISTLTSEQRDILNNSLLSTQIEVTEVVETTDSEPVYSESIPNNDNATPDVEKSILAQFAENPRCPKCKSHSVGRWGIRNGRQRYHCKTCDSTFNAFSGTPLARLRHPEKWNKYLAGMTHSMVLRPAAAENAIDLKTAFRWRHRFLEVINNDQAEELCGITELDETFFRESFKGQREGLPRPTRKRGNDPNKARKVPVMVARDRNRNTVDGVLENESANELCRHLNGRISIQATVCADAHLAHEKLADKLGFVFKELVTSAGQHVVEGIYHIQTVNSYHSHLKRWIGGVFQGVATRYLPHYLAWRRELTAAKKLTVGRLISRITEHWCFQPLTVT